In the genome of Salmo trutta chromosome 39, fSalTru1.1, whole genome shotgun sequence, the window atatttatttctaatcccgagacttcaatcacatctctgattaacactattgagttattcagcgaattctcaggctacaagattaacctaactaaatcagaggctatgccacttggtaaccttcactctgtacctaacacttctccccccttcccttttaaatggtctccctcaggttttacgtatctgggtatatttgtaactcctaaattccaacaaatgtacaaagccaattttgttcccttgttcgacacaataagacaggatctggagcgctggaactcgcttccgatttcatggttgggtagaatatccctcttgaaaatgaacattttacctaggctactttacccaatccaaatgatccctgtattactctccaataaggtaaaaaaggatgtaaatggatggctaagttcctttatatggagtaaacgcaagccaagacttaagatggcaatattgcCGCTGCCAAATTCTATAGGTGGCTTGGATCTACCCAATATCAGGCtctatcagtggtgtgcccacctatgttatatctcagactggatcacaaacgatgactcctctatttggttagacattgagacttctctttcaaaataccctttacaggaccttttgtttctcacaagtttcaagtctgtaaaagatcgctgtaacaaccccattacacttaacacactcaaagtatggaggtcagttcaacgtttcctgggaaggtccaaactaacctctgctcttaccccaattcttaacaacccagattttgtcccaggattgctggatgctggctttaacgtttggcttaataagggcatacgcagactaaattacttatttgcggataagattttattgtcatttgagcagatggtcgagaaatatcaactcccaaagcaggactttttccgtttcctacaagtaagacactatattctgaagagcaccaccttaattggtaaccctgatatgtctgtcattgaaagaatgcttttttccccacaaaggaaaatgtctaagtctgttttatgatgctttaaggtccttttccgctgtcgacacacagagagtgaaacaagtgtgggagaaagaactgtctgttaccattgacgaagagatgtgggaggacatttggaaatatgcaaaaacaatatctatatgtaatcgtactagagcaattcaattaagaataatacacagattgcatatatccccaaatcgcagacatgcatttagccccgcttcctcctctcctcagtgtctcaaatgtaaaactgatacaggcaccctaacacattgtttatggtcatgtcccaaaatacaaagatattggtctggtgttctgcaagagattgaaaagatcctaggggtcgatctagaattggacccagtttctctactgttaggtctccctagtaggcatgtaacttctgtgggtaagaggaggctttacaacatcctcaccttcgcagcgagaaaaaacatacttttacagtggattagtgataaggttccctctattaaagattggcataagatactatttgaatgggtcccgctggaatatctgacatgtacattgcactctaagacagatcagttctacaaagtatgggaaccttacctaaattacctagaacctgaagtatcagctattatgctgcaaggattctcttagaatggtgatctatgtattccagaattacactgtacggtccgtgtgaggaactcaacttcttggtttaaactgagcattttattttatttatttaatatgtctttattgttattttttttttctgtttatgtttgtttaaaatgtatgtattgagggatgcaatgagggggatggggtgagagaagcggggagagggaaacggtgggtgtgtgtgtacgtgcgtgcatacatacggatatgtgtaagcgagtgctgttttttttgccttgtctttgttgttgtatctcttaatatgggtgaaaattgtgaaactccaataaaaaatactgttacaaaaacAAGGTCTTTCTTTTAACTTGtgttaatgtattttttattgtatttttcagGGCCGATGCACGCGAGAGAACTGCAAATACCTCCACCCCCCGGCCCACCTCAAGACTCAGTTGGAGATCAACGGCCGCAACAACCTCATACAACAGAAGACGGCAGCAGCCATGTTGGCTCAACAGATGCCTTTCATGTTCCCTGGCACGACCATGCAGCCTACCATGGTGAGTAATGGACTACTtgattatttctctctctctctctctctcacctctttaacatttctatccctctgtctcccctcttccCCACCACCTCACCCCCTATTCCTCGGTAGCAGTCGTTTCCTATTAGCCAGGGCCTGGGCTCCAGCCCGGGTCTGAGCTATGCTCCCTACCTGACCCACATGACCCACAGCATGGGCATGATGCCCACCGAGATGCTCCAGCCCAGCACCCAGAGTATCATCGTTCCCGGCAGCCCTCCCTGCTCCATGCAGAGCTCCTCCTCTAACCAGAAGCTGCTACGCACGGACAAGCTGGAGGTACACCACCACTAACCAATAGCAATACCAGAAGTCCTAGTATATTAGTAGTTAGGAGACATCACCAACTAACCAATTACAATACCAGGAGTTAGGAGAGCCGGCCTCTGGGCAGTCACGATACAAGGAATCAAGAGAGTTTGCCCTACGAGGTGTTGGGAAAGCCTCTCCATAATTATTATCTCACGACATCGTCCTAACCCACCTAGGTTGAGGTAGAAGTTACCCCTTTTAACACAGATCTTATTTTACCTAGTCCTAACCTCACCCATCAGAGAGATAAAATTTATATTTTACATACTCCCTTtccacacaccttgacttttaaAGAATAGATGACTTTAAGAACTTGAGCGCTGGCCAAGAATTCTAGACCTCACCGTTGTTTAAATCTACTTAAGATAGATGAGGTTATTTCAATGGGGGTTTTGTTTATACAACAACAAAGCACCCAGGCCACTGTGTCGTAATGAAAACAAAGAATAGCCTTGGAAGGATGGCATGCACAGACAGACCTCGGAGTGTAGGTGTATTGTGTGTTTATCTCAAAGTACCGTCACTTAGCAACAGAGCCATGTGGTTGCTAATGAGAGGCCGTGTTCCACTGAGGAATGGGGACACTCCCCACGCTAAGTGAGACTGTTTACCGCCTTCTGCGCGTgtttgtagaggggctgtgtgtgttctctctctgctttgtgtgtctttgcgtgtgtgtgtttgagggtgtgtgtgtggatttgaGTGTGTGTTGTGCGTGAGTGTTCTCCCCACACTTAGTGAGTGTGCGGTGTTGTTTTACATCCCAGGCTGTGAGTGAAGCCCCCTGTGATTGACTACGCCCAGGCTCTGAATAGATAAACACATCAATCTGTTCATTATTCAGTCCATAGTTATAAACCCAATGATAAGTTGTTGTTATGTTATTGGTATGTGTATTATATTGTATGATATATTAAGCcaatatttgtgtgtgtctgtctgtgtgtgtctgtttgtccgtGTGCACCCCACCCTCCTTCCCAGGTGTGCCGGGAGTTCCAGCGGGGCAACTGCGCGCGTGGCGAGACGGACTGCCGCTTCGCTCACCCCAGCGACAGCCCTATGATTGACACCAGCGACAACACGGTGACCGTGTGCATGGACTACATCAAGTCACGCTGCTCCCGGGAGAAGTGCAAGTACTTCCACCCGCCGGCCCACCTGCAGGCCAAGATCAAGGCTGCGCAGCACCAGGCCAACCAGACAGCCGTGGCCGCACAAGCTGCCGCCATGGTGAGAACCTCCGCCCCCCTCACAgcctgtagtgtagagtagtgagCACCTCACAGCACACACACTAGAGTAGGGTGGCAGAAATCTGCTAACTTTtccaaattccctggttttccgaAATCCTGGTTGAAATATTCCTGAAATCAGGAGGGAATCCTTGAACGgtaatttctggaaaacctgggactTTTGGGAAAATTACAAAACTTTTGTAGCCCCAGCAATGTCAGACAGCACACCTGACAAAGGGCCAGATCAAAAAATATCTCTTCTAATGTTTACAATATGTAATCAACTATAGACGATTAGTTTGGTAAAGTACACAAACTTAAATCTTAAAAATTCTACTTTACACATCTACAAAAGAACACAAGTACATAAAATGTGGAGCACTGCTTTATTTTTCCATACAGTTGATATACCATCTTCCTAGAATACTATTATGGACGCTTCTATACAATTCACGGAAATGTGACCACTCAACCCACCCTCAGGTCATCGTATAGGCTCTATAGTTATCAGGCTTTAGAGAAGGTAAAGTGAATGTATAACACGACCACAACAGTCTATGACCGGGGCCCATCCCAAATGgattctattccctatatagtgcactaattttgaccagggcccatcccaAATGgtttctattccctatatagtgcactacttttgaccagagccctctgttcaaaagtagtgcactatatagggattagagtgccatttgggacgcagtctatTATTAGCTTCAGGCTAGGAGCTTTTTTTTTCACCCTTGATCATACATACAAAGACAATGCCCGCCCTCCTCTCAATGATAAGTGTAGATCTCTGCAGATTAGTACAAATTGAATCAAGAGAGATGGATGAGAATGCGAGGCCATTGGTCCACTCCctcaggcaggcagagagagagcaggttttGGCAATAGGACTTTCACGAGGCTGtgaccctccctcccctctcactaTACTTCGTGTCCACATTGGCCCGAGTCAGTCGCTGTTGAATGGGTGAACTTGGCTCTGTCTTGCCCGCTGTCACTCACACTTTGCTGTCACTGCTCTCACGCTGCTGTCTGATTCCATGGCATCGTCCAGCATGCTTTTCGTCTCATCAGCTTGCTCGTCCATCGCTGCTTGCTCTAAAAACCCAACCGCACCTCCACTGATACTAGGTGAAAAGATGACTCGAGCACAGTTATGGTTTAAAAGAAAAAGGACATAAACAATAGGAAAACACACGTCATCCAGTGCTGAAGCCATGATTATGAGTTTGACAACTCGCGCTCTGTTTCTTTAAGCTGGTGTGACGTGAGATAAAATATTGGGGCGACAGGGCTTATGGTTTACCGGAGGACAGAGAGCTTTTTAGTCAGCTCTATGGGAGCATTTCCCCACTGCAATTCTCTCAATAAATGTATCATGTACTATAAAGCCATTACAATGTTTTGACACAAGGTACAGTAAGTTAGATACTGTTTTAGTTTTTTATAAAGGAGAACTTATGTATATTTATCATTTTTATGACAGGATAGGAGCAAAAACCGAATCCCTGCCGAAAGGGGAAGCATATGGTTCCGGAAGCGAGAGGATTAACCTCTCGACCAGACTCTTGTCCTAAGTTAGATACAGTTACGGGCACTGAAAAGTTGTACCATAGTACAGTTTGTTGTGACAAACTATCAAAAGGAGTTAGAGTGCCATGTTGCTCATGCATCGTGTAACTTTTTAGTGCCCGGAGCTGTACCAACAATACATGTATCATGAGCTTACATTCCCCAAAGATTTGGTCATCTGGAAATATGCCCCATCAGAACCAAGTTTATAGTACATAAGATTATAAACAACAGGTGGAGGTGGTTGAGTTTTACGCTATGCAGTTACACTGAGACTATCATTTGATTTCATTTTTCTCCATTTTGTCTTCATAGCCTGTCGTGTCGCAAGTTGAATGCTGTCATCTTTGCTTGCCCCCCTCCCTTAATTAAAACAGAATATTTCTACCCCCTCCTCCGTTTGCTTCCATTAACTATAACATTTCAGTCTGAATCTAACACCGAATCTGAGGTGTATTCATTTGGGATGATGGTAACTCTTTTTAAAATACCTAATACCTTTATAAAAGGtaccttaatgtaaagtgttaccgaaAAATCTTAGTATTATCCTACACGTAAAGGAAAGGCTTGTGCATGGTCTAGTAATCATAAGTGCCTTGGTTGTCCCATCGATGTTTGCTGTTTCCTTTGTGCAATGTCATCGATTTGGTTTCATTCAGAAGGCTTGCAAACAAACAAACGTCATTTTTTAAATCTTCTTTAAATGTTATTGCATTGAGCTAATatccattttattttttttgaactGTAGAATCCAAGAGGAATGTAGAATAAACAGAGCTCCACATTCTGTGATGACTTTCCTAATAACAGATATTGTTACAATTCACATTTTGACTTTCACCTCTCCAAAGTTGCCCATTAACCACACACTAACAAGTTACACATTTGGGTTCACTCATGTATTAGTGCAGTTATGGAAAGAAAAATAATAGTTTTGCTTTTACCACCTAAATCAGAATTTTTCTACCCCATGACTGAAATGGATGTGACTGACCAGCTTCCAAAACATTGTCCTTTCTACCATTGTCTGCCATAGGGCATCTTCTATCAAACCATTGGTCATAATGGCCTCCATAAAATGTTCATTGGTTCCAAATTGCACTGCTTTTATTGTAAAAGCTAATAATTCCAATCAACAAGACATATGGTCCTTTATTGTCCAATCAACAATACTTTTGATTCTCCATTGTCCATTGAGCAGAAACTCTCACTTGCTGAGAACATCTAGTCCCTAGTAGCCCATTCCCTTAGCCCCTtatcttgtttttgttttcccaGATCTAAAAGGACTGGATAGGTTTAAGCGACGGTGAGGGTTCCATCCTAGCCCTCTAATATGTttgctttcacctatccagtcCTTTCAGCTCTATGAACACAATAGTAAGGGCTAGAGCAAAGACTAGGGTTTTTCGGTGAAAAATGTATGTTGCGCTCACATCTTATTCTGTCATGGTGGCCAGTCACACCAAAGCACCGAAAACAGAGCCAACAATATTCCATACAGCAGATAGTGTACAAGTGTGTTTACAGAAGAGGCTGAATCCTACCTTTTTAGATCTGCGAACATAACTCAAACTTTCACGTAAATCACGATGTCAAAGGGAGATTTATGAAAAATGTTGACTTATGCGCAcagatctcaagttaggatttggcCCAACTGAATGTCGATTGTGTTTATATCAATAATACCCCCAAGATATTTTGATACATAGATTGATTAGATAGCTGATTTACTTGTAAAGAAGTAGCTAGCTTTACAGAACTAATAACTGCTATCCAAATAGTTTGTTTACTTCATAAGTACATTTGAAAATCTTTGTATTTCTTAAACTTTTTAACCAAAGGTATAGTAGATGCTTTTTTTGCTTTCGTACTAATTCAGAACTTTAGCGATATGTTTCTTTAAACAAACAAACTATTTTTTGTTTATGTGCATGCCTATTGTTTTGTACGTGGTATACTGCattcagattattttgttttgtttttccttctcacCTATCCACAATGCAATGCTGTCCCCCATGACGCACCTCTGCTTGCTGTTACCTGTATGTTAATACGCTTGACTCCCATTGGCCCACTGCCATCATGTGCTCGCTGCCTGCTATTTAAAGACTCAGTCGACTGCCAAAGCAATGAAGCGACCCCTCGAGGCAACTGTAGAACTGGTACTTTGACCTTTCACCTTTTGCTTTGCATGTAGCTTCTTTAATGTACTGTAGCGACTCACAATAATTTTAATTTGGCTTTTTGCTGTTTTAAATGCCCAAGTATTTGTATTATGCAATTAATATCCACTAATATGATTCTTGTAGTTATTCTTTTAGTATGCTTTACATTTGATTGATCGTATAACAACAATGAGAATGTTAATTCCCAAGTATCAATTAGTTtgttactgtactgtaaatcATTGTTTTATAATTGCCTTGCTAGATATCGTGTGTAGTTCCTTCATTGTCCCCATGTGGTTATTTAAACCTAAGTTGCCATTGTGACGTCTCTGTCGTAACTTTGTGCTGTTTTGTAGCTAGTAGCCTCAAAAGACCACGAGCAGCAGTGTGATTTCTCGTGTTATAGTATAGAGAATAGTCATGTGAATGTAGTCATTTTAGAGGCCTCCGCCTCATTGTATCTAACGTCTCCTCGTCCCTCCCGTACAGGCGTTCCCCCACGGCTGCCTGCAGCCGCTACCAAAGAGACCAGCACTTGAGAAGAGCAACGGGGCCAGCTCGCTCTTTCACCCCAGTATGTTGCACTACCAGCAGGCCTTGGCCAACGCACAGCTGCAGCAGCAGACGGCTTTCTGTGGCTTTCCCACAGGTAGGGGGTACACCGGCCCGCAACACATgttcatacacacgcacacacacacatagtatgtaggcacacacacacacctatacacattTATGTACACACACGTTTGTACACACTCTTGTACACAGATACACACCCATGTAGCATGTAGACACACACTGGATAGAGCTTCCCCAACTTTCCGTTTCCCCATAAAAGCATCAAAGGGCAAAATTCAAGTATATAACCCTTAAAAGGTTTCACCAGGTGAGCTTGTGAGGAAATTAGATATTCCCCATATTTTCTCCAAAAGTTTGAGGCCAGTCCCTCTTTAAACCAACAGAGTGATCAAGCGCTTTTCCTCAAGTGGAAATCAAGTTgatatgggccctgttcaaaatagtgcagtgcactatatatggaataggatgccattcggAATGCAGCCACGGTATGCTCGCTTCTCATATAAATGTGTAATTGCAGCCAGGTGCCAGGACAAGGTAGAGGCATGGATATCCTTTGATCACAAAGGTAAAACTCTTTTGTGGCTGATGATGGGATATATTGCTGTATGATTATATTAAGTACACTAGGCATTTTATGGCCTACTTATAAAACGGCAGACTTCCAGTCTTTGCACTAAGCTTGCGCTAACGCCAGTAGCAATTGGCTCGCAAAActtcctctaacttccttcatactagaCGCAGAGACATACacatggtatccacgagttcatctgactctggagaagtagataaaggtattcattgccaaaatcccaaacaaTCCCTTTAAGCCACTTGTGGATGAGACTACCTTCCCTAACCCCCTATCCCTCCCTACCTACTCCTTTCTTTAgtgttcaaatcaaagtttatttgtcacgtgcgccgaatacaacaggtagaccttacagtgaaatgcttacttgcaaaaaaggtattaggtcaacaataggtaagtaaagaaataaaaacaacagtgaaaaacagtagcgaggctatatccagtagcgaggctacatacagacactggttagtcaggctgattgaggtagtatgtacatgtagatatggttgtgTTATTATCCTCCATGGCTTTTACACCCTTCCTTTCCTAGTGTAGGAAGCTTGTTCAGAATGCTGTGTACACACCACACATGAGTTCAATTAATATCGGTTTCTCTATGAAAACTCTAGCTGTGCTTTATTgaaccaaaagtgcaaaccctgcccatctggcactccagatcCAACGCATAAAGTCATTTGAAAGAAGACATActatttgaactcaggtctgaTTCGTTCTCACTGCATGGCCCAAGCATCCAGCCCTTAACCTTCTCTAGCCTGATCCCAGAAATGTGTGTGCTGTCTTGCCAGCTCCTATTGCCATTGTCACGCCATGTGTCTGCTGTGACAgagaccataggagttggcaagatgaCACACACATCTGCAATCTGAGGCTAATTAACCTCTGACACTGAAGAAGTTTCATTTGTAGAATGTGTGACCTTACCTTCCCACCCCCTCCAGAACACATTTTTTTCATCATTTATTTACAGACCAgacattcatttttttatttgacctttatttaactaggcaagtcagttaagaacaaattcttatttacaatgacaggccATACccgtacgacgctgggccaattgtgcgccgcccaatcacggccggatgtgatacagcctggatgtgtAGCATAAAGTATGGCATAAGACTACAAATGGAGTCAAACTGCACAGTCCAGTTAGACCAATTGCAGGCTTGTGAAATTTGTTTAAAGGCATGTTGTTTATATAGCTAGCTACCAAaatctctagcctggtcccagatctgtttgtgctctcttGCCGGCTCCTATGGTCAATGGCATGCCATACAGTACAAACCgatttgggaccaggctaccaCCAAAATCTCTGTCTTTCTTCTCTAACATGTTTTTCTCCTTCCCTTATTAACCCTCTGTTCACTCTCTTCCACTGCATGATCACACAGGGTCAGTCTTGTGCATGACTCCTGCTAGCAGCCTTGGTAGGTTCCTTCCTGTCCCTTTTTCATTCTCTCACATATTCTTTTAAAGGtttagggtgaagttgcccctagacttTGATCTTGGGTCTCCACTaatgtttaaggttaggattgggggaggagaagctgatcctagatctgtacctaggggaaaatTCACCATGGAGCCTTTTTAAATTGGGGggagagcgggaacaggccgGGAGATGTAAGCACTCACAGGTGACACAAAGTTCATGGATGTTGTGACACAGTGAGAGGCACGGTTGTAGAACATTGGGCTAGAGTGCATGATTGATTGTTTTACTGAAAAGCGCCACAAAGTGCTGCAAAGTCCTACATGTCAATTTGAACTCCCCGGTAAGAGATGATTGTTAATTAGCTACTTACTGTCTTATCCCCTAATTATGAAATGTGAAGTGTTATTCTTAACATTATCAGTtttagtatatatattttttaaatgcattccaAATGAATTGTTTGTTGAAAAGTAGATATTGTATTGTTTACTGTGCTGTGTTGATCCCAGAGACAAATAGAAAGAGGGTGAACACAATTGGTAGAAAAGCTCTCGATCTTGATGGGGCTCTAATTGTTTTCTAGTTAATCTCAATCTTATAATACCAGTCATCATATCTCACTCAGTCCTCTGGGAACAACTGATTGTCGGGCCAAATTTCCTTGATTGTAATTCaggtttttctctcttttttttctcccatGCTTTCTCTCGCTTTTGCATTGTGATGTGCACGCCTTCCGCTGGGCTAACCTAACGATGGCTCGCCACTCTCTGTAATATGCGTCAtgcccaaaaacaacaacaaccaaacAATCAACACACGTTGCCATGGTTACCACACTGCCTCCACTGCCTACCTGTTCATTGCTTCCATGGTCCCCCCTTCCTGAAAAAGTACCCATGATGTACAGTGCTACGCCTGCTACTATCTCTGCAACAACAACTCCTGCCACAAGTGTCCCCTACGCAGCAGCAGCGCCAGCCAATCAGGTTTGCTCATTTTAAAGCTTTCTTTCATACAGTCCCAGAGCTCTAAATAAGTGCTTGACGACCATAGTCCATCGAGCTGATCTACTATCATTTCAATTAAAGTAGTCAATTTCTTATTTTACTTCTATGACTGCAGAagagttgactacttcaaaatggtgaaagccctcaatggcgctgcctatGTTAAAACAGGCTTTGGGCCAAGTGTGccctctatccaactctatgGCTGAGCCCAACCTCAACATCCTTCAATTAAATTAGAACTTTATTGTCCCAACAGGGAAACTCATTCATGCTCTAGTCTAGTCTGCTACTGTGGTATATTTCAATGTCTGCCACAGGTGTCAGAATGTGTTGGCTTTTATTTCAGAGGACTGCTGTACGTTTTGTACAAGTATATGTTTAGTAATTTATTGGGCGTGTCACACAATGACCCAGTGAAGCACTTATTCAGAGCTCTCACATTTGCAAATAATAGTTGTCTTGTGTTGCATTAGATCCTAGTTTTTGTTTTGCATGTATATTGTTTTTCATCCACTTTACTTTGATGTCAAGTTTCCCTCTTCACCTGCGTTAGAAACATCACCTGTATGTTTCGTGACACACGAACGCACATACACTTTTTTTCCACCTAAAAAAAGCCTAGCCGCTCCATCTCCATCCACCATGTTGGCTCCTGTCAGCAAACGCAGCTTCACTCTCTGACTCCTTGTTCGGCTTGGCGGTGATGGGTGAGGACGAAAGCCTTGAGGAAACTGTCGATCCAGGGTGGCCACCTCTGCTATATTAGTGTTACAGGAGACAGGACGATGCCTCCAGAAAGACCTAAAATGGCTCCAGATAAGCACAGTTACTAGCTAGACGCATGCCTCTGTATCAGCAGGGGCCGGGAAGTTGCAGTTGGGTGCGTAAGTCGGgtgacgtacacacacacaacctcgtTTATTAAACCTGACAATTACAGTGCACTGCCAGGTGGAGTGCCCGCAGCAAACAATCAGTCTCCCATTAAACCCACTTAGCAAGGCTTTGAGCGGTGGCCACATTACAGGCTTGATGAGATTTGATTTACATCTCAGTGGTCAGTGAGCTTTCCCAGAAATGTATTGGACGGATGACGTCGTTCCATGATCATCAAGACTTCCGGTTGCCGGTGAATGTTCATTATTTCACACTGTTCCCTCAAATTGGTTTATATTGAGAGATTCTCAGTGTAGAAAGTGATGGTTGGTTTTCTGTTGGTTTCACATCATTATATTTTCAATCCCAGGCTTTATTTGGTCAAAAAATGGACCAGAAAATGTACTCTTACACATCATACAGggcgttcagaaagtatttataccccttgacttattccacattttgttgttacagcctgaattcaaaattaatgaaaatgttttattttttttttcgcAATCTTTTTGAACATGTAATACAGATTTctcctttacataagtattcacacccctgcatcagtactttg includes:
- the LOC115179675 gene encoding muscleblind-like protein 2a isoform X3; translation: MALNIASMRDTKWLTLEVCRQFQRGTCSRSDEECKFAHPPKSCQVENGRVIACFDSLKGRCTRENCKYLHPPAHLKTQLEINGRNNLIQQKTAAAMLAQQMPFMFPGTTMQPTMQSFPISQGLGSSPGLSYAPYLTHMTHSMGMMPTEMLQPSTQSIIVPGSPPCSMQSSSSNQKLLRTDKLEVCREFQRGNCARGETDCRFAHPSDSPMIDTSDNTVTVCMDYIKSRCSREKCKYFHPPAHLQAKIKAAQHQANQTAVAAQAAAMTQSTAKAMKRPLEATVELAFPHGCLQPLPKRPALEKSNGASSLFHPSMLHYQQALANAQLQQQTAFCGFPTDYPEVTVRKEMECQEAALQSPKQPFCTYYLPLPLQQPAC
- the LOC115179675 gene encoding muscleblind-like protein 2a isoform X4, coding for MALNIASMRDTKWLTLEVCRQFQRGTCSRSDEECKFAHPPKSCQVENGRVIACFDSLKGRCTRENCKYLHPPAHLKTQLEINGRNNLIQQKTAAAMLAQQMPFMFPGTTMQPTMQSFPISQGLGSSPGLSYAPYLTHMTHSMGMMPTEMLQPSTQSIIVPGSPPCSMQSSSSNQKLLRTDKLEVCREFQRGNCARGETDCRFAHPSDSPMIDTSDNTVTVCMDYIKSRCSREKCKYFHPPAHLQAKIKAAQHQANQTAVAAQAAAMTQSTAKAMKRPLEATVELAFPHGCLQPLPKRPALEKSNGASSLFHPSMLHYQQALANAQLQQQTAFCGFPTVPMMYSATPATISATTTPATSVPYAAAAPANQIILK